From the Lathyrus oleraceus cultivar Zhongwan6 chromosome 3, CAAS_Psat_ZW6_1.0, whole genome shotgun sequence genome, the window ccagacaagagtcacattcagtgttacaattgtcaaagatatggtcactattctagtgattatccagaaaagcagaaaaatcaagaaacttatgcaaagctagcgaaacatgaagaagaagagacgttgctgatggttacaacaagagaagaagagagattcatGGACCAttggtacttggactcaggatgctcatcacacatgtctggaagaaaagattggtttgtcaacataaagtcatcaatgaagaacatggtgaaatttgcaaatgacaacactctagtagctgaaggtgttggtgatgttctgattataaggaaagatggcaagaggtcagtaatttcaaatgtgttgtacacaccaggcatgaagagtaatttgctcagtATAGAGCAGTTGGTcaaaaagaactacaaggtgtcgatcaaagacaagatgatgagaatcctcgactcaaatggaaggttgatcttgaaggctctAATGTCTCAGAAtaaaaccttcaagattgagcttaatgtgatggagcataagtgccttgcaacagcagccagcagagatgaatggatatggcattataggcttggtcatctcaatttcaaagacatccgagatttgaagagaagaaatatggttttaGGATTACTAGAAATCAACATTCCAAACGAAGtctgtgaagaatgtgtgcaggcgaagcaacataagaacaacttcagtaaggatgcaggaagcaggtcgaaggaaattcttgaaatcatatagtctgatgtatgtggtcctctccaggtggattcgattggaggtaataaatactttgttacattcatagatgatttcattcgaaaactatggtcttacctggtccagaagaaaagtgaagtgatagaggtattttccaagtttaaatctatggtcgaaagacagagcagtcgaaagatcaagattttgagaactgttggtggtggagaatatgtgtcgaaagacttcaatgcattatgtgtgaaagaagggattatgcatgaggtggtgccaccgTACACTCCATaacagaatggagtcgcagaaaggaagaatagaaccattatgaatatggttagaagtatgttaaaaggcaagcatctacccaaagaattatagggagaagctgtgtcgactgcgacatatatcctgaacagatatccgacgaagaagctagaaggaatcacaccagaagaatgttggtctggtgtcaagcctagcttgagtcatctgagggtgtttggatctatagcacatagacatgtgtcagatcagttgagaagaaaacttgatgacaagtccagtcagatgatcctgataggatatcattcaactggaggatacaagttgtttgacccagtgaataagcaagtaatgatcagcagggacgtaatcatagatgagcttaaggagtgggattggactgagaatgtcaataaagattcagtgagaatattttgtgatgaaccaactagtgaagtcgaaagagaagtttgacaggaagaagtcagaggtgaagcaggcccatgcagacctcaaagaataagacacatgcctgcaaggttgcaagaatgtgtgattacatcagatgatgtggtcgatgaagaaggtgagctggtacattatgctttctacgcagatgtcgaacctgtcaatgcaattgaggcattgaaagattcgaagtggatgaaagcaatggacgaagagttgaagtcaatcgaagtcaacaacacttggtcacttgtcgaattgcccccAAACAAGAAGTCaattgatgtgaagtgggtatacaaggtgaagttgaatcccaaaggagaagtgactcgacacaaggcgagacttgtggcgaaaggatttcttcagaaagaaggaatcgacttcgatgaagtttttgcacctgttgctaggatcgaaacaatcatgttggttgttggtctagcaaacatgaacaattggcagatgtgtcagatggacGTGAAATATGCATTCGTTAAtgaccccttagaagaagaagtttatgttgcacaaccagctgggtttgtgaaacatggcgaagaaagaaaggtgtacaggctgcataaagccctgtacggacttaaacaagctccaagagcttggaacaagaagatatatggatttctaagggagaaggaattttTGAAGTGCAAAtatgaacatggagtatatgtaagaagaagcaagaatgaatttcttatactatgcctctatgttgatgacctgttgataacaagtagttgcaagaaggagatcgaagacttcaaaggtgatctcaacaaggaattcgaaatgtcaggtgacatttcatatttccttggcatctAATTCTACAAGAGTGGCAGAGGTTTGATGATacaccaaagaaggtatgcatgcgaaattctcaagagatttgagatgcaagattgcaacccaacttcgactccagctgagcccagattacaactatcgaaggattcagatgaagatgatgtcgacccaacccaatacagaagacttattgggtcacttcgatacctgtgtcatacaaggcctgacttagcatatAGTGTAGatatggtgagtaggttcatgcagaagccaaaggtatcacatctagcagcagcgaagaggatactaaggtatctgaaaggaactctcgactatgacattttgtttcctgcagctgatgaaggaaaagaatgcaaattagtgggatacaccgactcaagttggtgtagtgatgctgaggatcgaaaatgcacaactggttatgtgtttatgctaaGTGGTGCACCGGTTGCTTGGAGTTAGATAAAGGATCCAGTAGTGGCGTTATCGTcatgcgaagcagaatacatagctgcttctctttgtgcatgtcaagcaacatggatggtgaatctggtcgaagaaataacaacaaagagtcatggagcaattaccatgaagatcgacaacatgtcaactatcaatctggcgaagaatccgatagcacatggtcgaagcaagcacatcgagatgaggttccattatcttcgagagaaggtagcagatgggaagatgaatgtggaacactacagaactgagaatcagattgcagacatcatgacgaagggagtgcatgtcgaagtgttcagaaggctaagagctatgatgaatgtagatagcttagacacaatgaattaagtggtgtgttgaattgtaattccttgtgttgAAGCGGGTTGCTCAACAGAGCAAGGAAGTATCCAACCACCTAGTGTtaagtagtgttagctattttgggcttttatagtttggggctttggcttgaggtccaagttaacctaaatcgataaatagagggagtaacccttatttttgtaatatAGGCGAATAGAGTATTCACAATacttgtaattcacagtattttgcagttgaaaagtgaataagaagttttccacagcttgtgggcagagagaaactctgcagaattttattactcttctccttcatcattCTGTACTTATTTtatttctccattgttcttctcttttcgttgttattgtgtgggtaattacaatcttgttcatcaagattgattgaaattctccataggttttggggaATTTTCAACAATCTCTAGTTTAGTTGTGAACTTATACTAAACTTCCTGTTATAAACAATGCAGTCAATTATTCAAGTGTTATTGCATATGCAGGAAGAAACCAATTGTATGACATGGAAATTAATCGCAAACTAATTATAATCCACATTTCAACTTAATTAATGAGTATTAGTCTTTATATGACATGAATCCTCAAAAGGTAATTCTAGAGATAAtattaaaaaaaactcaaatacTTGAAATTCATATAGCATAAAAGCAAAACAACTCACTTCATAACATTAGATATCCAGATGTTGTTTACCATAATAAAAAACAAAGGCAAGATGAAAAGCTTGATAAACCATTATACTTCAAAGATTGTTTAGGTTGATCACCAACCAACTCTAACTACACAACTTAAACTAAcaatttaattaaaaaaaacatcTAGCAGTTTTGTTAAAAAATGATACTAAAGCTTCATTTCTCCTTTTTGACATCCTTCAACAGTTTTGTAGAGGACAACTGAATGTTCTCCAATCATATAGCGATTCGTTTGTAGATCTTTTTGACGAACAAACATATAAATCCCAAAACATAACAATGAAATATTTGTTGTTTAGATATCATCCCTCTGCAAAAAAATAGCTTAAACAATGAAGAAATTGCCTTTAAAAATTCAAACTGTAATGTGTAATTACATGATACCTTCGAATCAATCACCACCATTTTCAAATATTCTTTGTTAGTCATGGTTGTAACAGACCACAAATCTTTGATTCTAACAACAATCTTCCATAAATCCTTAGAATCATTCATGTTCTTAATATCATCAACTGGGTGAGCCATTCTAAAGTGTATAGAAACTACAACAAAAACATGAATCAGACAAATTTCCACAACACATATTTAACCAAATTTCATTTGAATGAAAAATTGAAACAAATGAGCGAAGCACGAAGAAGGACGACGAAGGAGGAGGAAGAAGAACAAAGCATGAAGAAAAAAGAAGCATACCAACCTGAACGAGGGAGAACGGGCGTGACCATCATCGTTTTGACGATTAACCGAAACATCGGAGGAAGAAGAAGCAGAACGATGGAAGAAGAAGAGAAGCATAAATAGTGAAGTTGAGAGTGAGAGTGAGAGGTTTCATTAATGATATAAAGAATGCATAGTGTGCAGTGTAAATTAAACTCTCAGCATTATAATAAAGAATGCATAGTGGGTTCTGtaaattaaattatatattataaATCTAAAATGTATTCGCGTATTCTATTGAAAGTAGttaaaaaaaaatgaatgtaataaaatttaaattttaatcaAATAGATTGAATTGTGGAGAATGTCATAAACTTGAAAGAGCATACTTGTCTATTCAATATCCTAATCTTTTATAATTTAGATATTAGATAGATTAGATTATCTATGGCAAGTTGGCAACTAAtagcaacaataacaacaatacaCAAATATAAAGTAGCAAATGGGTTACAACAACGATATATGGTAAAGAACCAGAAGTACGCAAGCGACAGAGCAACCCAAAAGCTTACTAAGATCTCTCTCTTTCTCTCCCTCATCGTCCCCAACCGCACCTGCTGATTTCCTCTAATCATCTTAGGGTTTTACTCCATTTCACACTTTCAAGATCCATTCGCTCTATCTTTCATAACTCTAATTCTTGTTTTTCCATTATTTCAGCTACTATGCCATTTTCACTCAATCTTGCTTCATCATAGTCCTCTTCATTTCAATGGCACCTACTGTAAGTTttcttttccatctttcttcaattatgtaaaaaaaaaaatcaattttttaacTATTCAAGTGTAACTGTTGAATTGAAATGTGGCCATAAACTATGAGTTCAACAATACAAGACTTTGATTTATTACTTGCTTCCTATGTTTATGGTTCAAGATTCTATCTTATTTGTAATTAGTAATTAGGTTGTGATTTTCTTTAATTAAGGATAAAGAAAGCAAGATTATCCCTGTAATCGGCGAGCAATCAACTAGCGATGTTGTGGTGAGGCTACGGACGCAAGAAGGTCGAGATGAATGGATGTATTGTCACTCGGCGGTTCTTGTAAAGAATTGCAAGTATTTTGCTGACCGGCTTTCTGAGAATTGGCCAACTTGTCAGATACTTGGTTCGCGCAACTGCGTTGATGTTAATTGCCAAGAATCGGATTTTGATTACTATGTGAATGTTATTAGGGTTTTGTACATTGTCGATGATGATTCTTCGGTTGATGATTTGTGGCTTGGTGTGAGAAATAATCTTGGGATTTTGCAAGTGGCTGTTGTGCTTGATTGCCCGAAAATTGTTGCTGCGTGTGTGAGTTACTTGGAAGCAGTGGCGTGGGAAGAGACTGAAGAGGAGGAGATATTGAAAATTGTACCGAAAATGGGATTACAAGCAGAGCCTATCCTAGCTAGAGTTCAACCGGTTAACGAGGTAGCTATCAGGAACGTCTTTCTTTCGGCGTTACGCTTTGTTATGTCGTCCCCTCCATCGACGATGAATGATCTGAAATCTTCCGCGCAAGAGCAACTTGATTACATGCTAACTGAGGATGATGATGCCCCTTTGTTGATTGCTGATGATGACATAAAACTTGAGGTAAAAGAAGGTGCGAAAAGACTATTTTCCGGGTTTAACAACTCATTGATACATTTGTTCTGTGGTTCAACAGAATCACTTTCTGAAGCAGGGAACGTCTCGTTGTTTCGATCCTATTTGAATGATTTGTTTTGGGTTTGTCAGATATTGAGTAAGTTGGAAATAATGAGAGATTTTGTTGAGTGTTGGTTTGATGCATCAGAAAAGATTGTCAAAGTACTCAAACAAGAAAGTTCTACAGCTGAAATCGTTGAGTTAAAGTTGCGAGCTGTTGAGATAACTTCAAAAGTTGTAGAGGCAATTGCTTATGGTACTGTTATACTGCCAACCGCAAAGCGTCTTCAGGTTTTGAAACTGTGGCTTCCATTTGTCAGACTTGCAAAACCAATGATTGATTCTGCCATGATGAATTCTGAGAATGCCGTGTTACCTAAATTGGATGGGGAAATGTGGCCATCCATGGAATCCAGTTTTGTCTCTATCATTCTTGCATTGCCATCAGGGGATCAGGCAGTGCTTTTAACTGAATGGTTGGAAAATGCGCATATCCGGTATCCAGACCTGACTGAGGCATTCGAAGTATGGTGTTATAGGTCCAAAGTTGCTAGGAGAAGACTATCGTTGCTAGAGGATGATCATGTTATGACAAACTCAGTTTGATGAGTTCCCGAGTTCTGTTCCTCAAGATTAGAGTACTAATCTAAAATTCCTGCCTAGTCAAAGGCGTTCAGAAGAGAACATCTTTTTTTTTGCGTGTGAATGGAATATTTTTTGTAGGAGGCATCTATGTTGAAAATGTCTCCATCTCCATTCACATTACATCAATGTAAATTTCTTTGCAGAATATGTAAAACAGTATAGTTCTAACTGTGAAATGTAGAGAATGTATTTTTGAAATGAATTGATTTCTGAGTAAGCAAAATAGTGCATAGCCGAAAAATACTAAATGAATGATTTTGGTTGATCTGTTTGAGTTTCATGGAGATGTAGCTCAAGTCGGTTAGTGTTGCATGGTTTACCAACCTCCCAACACAACATAATAAACAGTATCATGTCCTATGGTGTTTGTTTTTTTGTATAAAAAACTGAAAACTGGATCTTAACTTTTGACAGGAAAGGAAAAAGGTGAAACTATTTATCATAGAACATTTTCCTTAGTCCTAAGGATGCAACCTTTTTGAGTTGCCAAGAATATTAAAGTTAAAACTTGTGTCACAATGTAACCTGCAAGAGCAAGAGAATTTATGTAGCTGCTTGACCTGAGACATTTTTGAAACTCTGTTACAAGTTGCTACTGTGCATAGCAGAAAAGAGAGTTTGGATATCAATAAGGAGTTTCTGGTACAATAACATTAGGAGCTGTTATGTAGGTATAAGATAGTGTGTAACTCTTTCATTTATAAGTAGTAATTTGATTGCTATATAGGTCAAAGACTATCTTCGTCCCACATCATGCGGAGAGTATTCCAAATATGCAGCCTAAGGACCGACTAATCCTACCGTTTACTAGCGTTGATTCAAATGAATACAGAGCAAAACTCTATATAGACCTTGAACTGTCTTAGTTTGCATGATTACAAGATTTCGCACCACAGATTTTGCACAAAgctatttaaaatcaattgacAAAGTATCAAGAAGAGGAACACAATATCTCATGCTAGCCAAATGGTCTGCACAAATGTTGTATAATCTTCAAATCAGCTTACAACCTGTTACTCAAGAGTTCTTTAAAATGTAAATGGCAATTTGATTCTTGTTTATTCAACAGAAGATATTGCACAATATCAAAACAATATATTCCCAATCAAATATATATTGGTATGTATACCAAATTAAAATTTATGACACCAACCCATCTATCTCATCCCACCTATAGAACTTACAAAAATAATATACAACCTCAACCATATACCATCAAATCCTAAGCTATATCTAAGAATTCAAATGGTTCTATGCAGAGTATAAACCTATACTAAAGTAAAATCCTTTCTTTCTCTTTACACTACAAATTTCCAAATACTCCCTTTCATGAGAGAGTGATAATAAGAAGAAAGAAATTTCAGCAACCACATTGCTCACCCTTTTAATGTCTTATTTATGCCACAAAATCAGGCAATAATTGTGCAGCAAACCTTTTTGgattttgcatgttgatactcTCATATTGAGGAGAAGAAGTGTTTATGGAACCAAACTCATTTGTTTCACTTATATCAATGTTTCTTCCTAGTTGAATGTTTTGGTTTGGTAAAAATGTTTGATGATTTCCTTGTATTGAATCAAGACCAAGAGTGAGCGAAACACCGTTACTCGAAAACCTTGGTGCGAATTGTTCTGAATCAAACCTACCAATATCGCCAATCGGGTATTGTCCAAATCCACCTATGAAATTTGTTTGGTTTCCCATGAAAGAGTAACCATCTCTACTTTGTCTCTCAtcaccaaatttcagctcattgCTTGCCTCATTGTGTTTCACATCAATGAAACTATTAGGAGTATGCATGAGTTCATGGTTCCTCGGTTTTTTAGGACTTGTTTGAGGTATACCTTCTAGTTCCGACGATCCTATGAAACTGAAACCTGAATTGTTCCGAACATTTCCAACAAGTGGTGATGTTTGTGGTCTAGAAACAGAAACTATTTGAGTTTCTTGGTTTTTTGAAATGTCTTGTGTTGAATTGTAGCCTTTAGGTTCTGTTTCAGAGGTAATAAGAGCTTTCTCTTGAGAGGGTGTAATTTTCATTGAAGAATCTTCATTGCTCTTGCTTGATTTATCATCTGATGCATTCAGTTCATTCTCTTTCATTTCTTCCAAGTACATTTCTTCTACCATTGGCTTCCAAAGTCGAACTCGGGCATTTATAAACCAATTCGAAACCTGTTACAGTTCAAATCAAATTTTAGTAACAACTTGAATATCAAAATAATAATAAGAAACAAATTGTTCATATAAGAACTAGTATTGGTTACCTGACTCCTAGTAAGTCCTGTTTGTTTTGCAAGCATGTGCTTGTCTGAGTCCTTGGGATAACTGAAACAAATTTCAGTAAAATCAGCATTAATTATTAGAGGATGATTAACAAATATAAGATAGATGTTGCAACTTATTAGCTATTCACAAACCGCTGAGTACACTTATCGATAACTCTACCGGTGTTGAGTTAGTCAGAGTCATAAATATCTTTTCGAATGTAAAAAATAAGTCATATCGTAAAAATAACACTACTTTTTAGTAATATATAACCGAGTTAGAATTAGAAAATTATTGTGCTTACGGGTGAAGGAAATGTTCAAAGAGCCAAGCACGAAGAACAGAAACAGATCTTTCAGGCAATCCTCTTTGGGGTCTCCAAGCATTATGCTGGATCATTCCCAACTGTTGTAAAGCACGTTGTTGACGCAATTGATGATCAACATATTTCAGCCTTGAACCTTCTATTTTACCTCCAAAACAATCCTCTTCTCCCAAACTCTTATTTATAGCTCTAACTTGTCCTGTTATTGCATCTTTCAAACACCGAAATTGCTTCGAAATTGTTTGCAGTGCGAGGGCAGTGTAGGCTCGGGCGGAACCGATCCCGGCCGCTTGCTCGAAGGACGAAACCACAACCTCCATTTGGTGGTGGTACTGTCTGTATCTTTGCTCCACC encodes:
- the LOC127125572 gene encoding BTB/POZ domain-containing protein At3g05675; protein product: MAPTDKESKIIPVIGEQSTSDVVVRLRTQEGRDEWMYCHSAVLVKNCKYFADRLSENWPTCQILGSRNCVDVNCQESDFDYYVNVIRVLYIVDDDSSVDDLWLGVRNNLGILQVAVVLDCPKIVAACVSYLEAVAWEETEEEEILKIVPKMGLQAEPILARVQPVNEVAIRNVFLSALRFVMSSPPSTMNDLKSSAQEQLDYMLTEDDDAPLLIADDDIKLEVKEGAKRLFSGFNNSLIHLFCGSTESLSEAGNVSLFRSYLNDLFWVCQILSKLEIMRDFVECWFDASEKIVKVLKQESSTAEIVELKLRAVEITSKVVEAIAYGTVILPTAKRLQVLKLWLPFVRLAKPMIDSAMMNSENAVLPKLDGEMWPSMESSFVSIILALPSGDQAVLLTEWLENAHIRYPDLTEAFEVWCYRSKVARRRLSLLEDDHVMTNSV
- the LOC127125571 gene encoding BEL1-like homeodomain protein 1 translates to MATYFHGNSEIQSGGGGGGGADGLQTLVLMNPGYIQYSDTTQQPQPQSQPPSHAAASGNYVFLNSTAAENNSFSPHAPPSNTQQFVGIPLNHQHQHQHQIHAHHEVVPSLHGFLPHMQYNQWNTIDPSTAARETPRAQQGLSLSLSSQPARFMSFREGQAGGISGGGSPSPASGITNNGNSGIQVLSSKYLRAAHELLEEVVNVNSGVELGKKNKMNIGESSGVGSGGDDSIIGGGEGSGGKRSSELSTAERQEIQMKKAKLITMLDEVEQRYRQYHHQMEVVVSSFEQAAGIGSARAYTALALQTISKQFRCLKDAITGQVRAINKSLGEEDCFGGKIEGSRLKYVDHQLRQQRALQQLGMIQHNAWRPQRGLPERSVSVLRAWLFEHFLHPYPKDSDKHMLAKQTGLTRSQVSNWFINARVRLWKPMVEEMYLEEMKENELNASDDKSSKSNEDSSMKITPSQEKALITSETEPKGYNSTQDISKNQETQIVSVSRPQTSPLVGNVRNNSGFSFIGSSELEGIPQTSPKKPRNHELMHTPNSFIDVKHNEASNELKFGDERQSRDGYSFMGNQTNFIGGFGQYPIGDIGRFDSEQFAPRFSSNGVSLTLGLDSIQGNHQTFLPNQNIQLGRNIDISETNEFGSINTSSPQYESINMQNPKRFAAQLLPDFVA